One region of Oncorhynchus nerka isolate Pitt River linkage group LG22, Oner_Uvic_2.0, whole genome shotgun sequence genomic DNA includes:
- the chrnd gene encoding acetylcholine receptor subunit delta has product MNCHLLGPGALVLFAVLVTECLARNEEERLIQHLFKEKAYNKDLRPVEKQGEAVVVYIALTLSNLISLKEVTETLLTNVWMEHGWYDTRLSWNTTEFDDIDVLRLPPSMVWLPEIVLENNNDAQFQVAYYCNVLINPEGYVYWLPPAIFRSSCAINVNYFPFDWQNCTLKFTSLTYNAKEITMQLKEELEDDKSYKVEWIIIDPAGFTENGEWEIIHKPARRNTYKNIPIESNKHQDITFYLIIKRKPLFYIVNIIIPSVLISFMATLVYYLPADSGEKMTLSISVLLAQSVFLLLISQRLPETSMAIPLIVKYLMFIMVLVTVVVLHCVVVLNLHFRSPSTHIMTEWTRQFFLERLPRLLRMSRPAESESSWEGALPRRSSSVGYIAKAEEYYSVKSRSELMFEKQSERHGLATRATPAAAVKPQSDGEVTEQLYSEMKPGVDGANYIVKHMHDKNDYNEEKDNWIGIARTVDRLCLFLVTPVMTAGTIVIFLMGIYNHPPPLPFEGDPYNYLEENKRYV; this is encoded by the exons ATGAACTGCCATTTATTGGGACCGGGAGCCCTGGTTCTGTTCGCGGTCCTTGTAACAG agtgtttgGCCAGGAATGAGGAAGAGCGGTTGATTCAACATCTGTTCAAGGAGAAGGCTTACAACAAGGACCTCCGGCCCGTAGAAAAACAGGGTGAAGCTGTCGTTGTGTACATCGCCCTCACACTCTCTAACCTCATCTCTCTG aaAGAGGTAACCGAGACTCTGCTGACCAATGTGTGGATGGAACAT ggcTGGTATGACACCAGGCTGTCTTGGAACACCACTGAGTTTGATGATATCGATGTCCTGCGCCTCCCGCCCAGCATGGTGTGGCTGCCGGAGATCGTCCTAGAGAACAA TAACGATGCCCAGTTCCAGGTGGCGTACTACTGTAACGTATTGATCAATCCGGAAGGCTATGTGTACTGGCTGCCACCAGCCATCTTCAGATCCTCCTGTGCCATCAACGTCAACTACTTCCCCTTCGACTGGCAGAACTGCACTCTCAAGTTCAC CTCCCTGACCTACAATGCTAAGGAGATCACCATGCAGCTGAAAGAGGAGCTGGAAGATGACAAGTCCTACAAGGTGGAGTGGATCATCATAGACCCTGCAGGgttcacag AGAATGGAGAGTGGGAGATCATTCATAAACCGGCCCGTAGGAACACCTATAAGAATATCCCTATAGAGAGCAACAAGCACCAGGACATCACCTTCTATCTCATCATCAAACGCAAACCTCTGTTCTATATCGTCAACATCATAATCCCCTCTGTCCTCATCTCCTTCATGGCTACACTGGTCTACTACTTACCAGCTGACA gtgggGAGAAGATGACTCTGTCCATCTCGGTGCTGCTGGCTCAGTCTGTGTTCCTGCTGCTGATCTCACAGAGACTACCGGAGACCTCCATGGCTATACCACTTATTGTCAa GTATCTGATGTTCATCATGGTTCTGGTTACGGTGGTGGTGTTGCACTGTGTGGTGGTCCTCAACCTGCACTTCAGGAGCCCCAGTACACACATCATGACAGAGTGGACTAGACAG tTCTTCCTGGAGAGGTTGCCCCGCCTGCTGCGGATGTCCCGCCCTGCAGAGTCAGAGTCTAGCTGGGAGGGGGCGTTGCCAAGGCGATCTAGCTCCGTTGGTTACATTGCTAAGGCGGAAGAGTACTACAGTGTGAAGTCACGCAGCGAGCTGATGTTTGAGAAACAGTCTGAGAGGCATGGGCTGGCCACACGGGCTACACCTGCGGCAG CTGTGAAGCCCCAGTCAGATGGAGAGGTGACAGAGCAGCTGTACTCTGAGATGAAGCCTGGTGTGGATGGAGCCAACTACATTGTCAAACACATGCATGACAAGAATGACTACAATGAg GAGAAGGATAACTGGATTGGTATAGCTCGTACGGTGGACCGTCTGTGTCTGTTCCTGGTCACCCCAGTCATGACAGCAGGCACCATCGTCATCTTCCTCATGGGTATCTACAACCACCCTCCGCCCCTGCCCTTCGAGGGAGACCCCTACAACTACCTGGAGGAGAACAAGCGCTACGTCTGA